The Pseudopipra pipra isolate bDixPip1 chromosome 8, bDixPip1.hap1, whole genome shotgun sequence sequence CCGGGGGTCAGcggcccttcctgcccagcGCCGTCCGGGCGTGCCGGAGCTGCCGGGCCGCCGGCACTTTGGAGAGGGGGCAGTACTTGATGGTGTGGGCATTGTCGCCGCTGGCGCCGCAGAGGGGGCAGGTGTAGCGCCGCAGCACCGGGCAGAGGACGCGGCCGTCGGGTCCCTTGAGGATGTGTGTGGTGTAGAGGGCCACCGCCTCCTTGTTGTTCCGGCAGAAGACGCAGACCTGCAGCTCGGGCTTGAGCAGGCGGGAGGCGGCCCGCGGGTGCGCCGGCAGCCGCCCCGCCACCACCACGCCGCCCCAGGCAGAGCCCTCCCGGCCCGGGTGCTCCCCCGAGCAGTCGAACACCacggcggcggggccgccgcgcccggggAACGGGCTGAAGTCGGCGAAGcgctcctccagcagcccctcgccgtggtggtggtgatggtgatgCCCGCACAGGTCCAGGTCGTGCAAGTCCAGCGCGCCCTCGAAGTACGGCCCCGccgcctcttcctcctcctcctcctcttcctcctcctcctcggccGGCGGCACGGCGGCCGCCACCACCACCGAGGGGGGCTCCGCGCCGAAGCCCTTGCCGGGGCGCACGGCCTTGGTGATGAGCGTGGCCAGCCCCAGGTAGTCGTTCCAGGAGTTGAAGACGTTCCCGCAGGCGCTGTGGCTCCGGCCGCCGTAGCGGGCGCCCGGCAGGCACTCCACGGGCGGGAGGTGCCGGTGCTGCTCCAGCTTGGCGCCGGGGAATGCCTCCATGGGAGCGGCCCCTCCCTCGAGCGCGgtgcggggcagcgccgggcgcACCGTCCGctcccggggccgctcccgctccGGGtcccctcccggccccgctccctccGCCCGCTCCGCCGCTGCCTCTGCGAGCGCGCGGCCGCGCTCGGCGCCTCAAATAGGGGGCGGGGGcgcgcccgccgcgctcccATTGGCCGCCGGACAGAGCCCCCTCCCGCTCATTGGCTGAGGGGCGGAGGGAGGCGTGGCCAGGCGGCCCTGGGGGCGCGCGTCAGCCCCGCAGGTGCGGCCGCCGAGCGGAGTCGGgaccgggatcgggatcgggatcgggatcgggaccgggatcgggatcgggatcgggatcgggatcgggaccgggatcgggatcgggaccGGGTCCGGGATCCGGACTGGGAGCGGGATCGAGATCGAGATCTGGATCGGGACTGGGATGGAGAGCGGGCCCAGGATCGGGTGCCCGGGTCCGGACCACACGGGCCGGTCCCGGATGCTCCCGCGGCCCCGCTGCCGTGCCGGTGCCGTGACACCACTCCCTGCCCGGTACCGTGACACCGCTCCCAGCCCGGTGCCGTGACACCGCTCCCAGCCCGGTGCCGTGACACCGCTCCCAGCCCGGTACCGTGACACCGCTCCCAGCCCAGTACAGTGACACCGCTCCCAGCCCAGTGCCGTGACACCGCTCCCAGCCCGGTGCCGTGACACCGCTCCCAGCCCGGTACTGTGACACCGCTCCCAGCCCGGTACCGTGACACCGCTCCCAGCCCAGTACAGTGACACCGCTCCCAGCCCAGTGCCGTGACACCGCTCCCAGCCCGGTGCCGTGACACCGCTCCCAGCCCGGTGCCGTCGCACTGACGGCGCAGCGCGGTACGAAACCAACCCGCCCCACCCGCAGCAGAGCGATGTGCGGGCACAGAACAAGTTCAGTGCCGCCCAAGTGGGAAGCGGTTCGTGCCTCCTCAGCTGGAGAAGGGCAGCAGGTGCCTCCCCGTAGGTGCCCGTGAGCTTTGTGGGGCAGAGGGGATCTCCTCTTCGGACCCCTCTTAGTCAGCGGGTTTGATTGGTTTTActaaaagagaataaaaggtTGTGATGGTGTCTCAGGTATGTGCACTCACTGGAGTGGAGGGACATTGCACTCACTGGAGTGCTCAGGTGTGGGAAACCAATCTGGAGTACTCAGCCAAAAAAAGGGCCAGGCCTGACCTACACTGAGGCTGTGAGGGCACTGTGTGCAGTGGGTGGACGTGGAGGGACCCTGGGCAGCAGGATGGGTACCGGTGTCCTGCAGCACCCCCCCGAGCCCGGTGAGTGCGGGTGGCCCAGCCCTCGCCCCGCTGACGGTGCTCGCAGAGCAGCTGCCGTGCTGCTGGACGAGGGGCCGTGGTGGGGACAGCCCCCTTTGCTGACCCCGATGATTCCCATCCAGTCTGGCCACCCAGGAACCAGATCCTCCTTTGGGAAGCATCACAAGTGTGCTCTTCCATTTGGGCAAGAGGAGTTGGCAATGCAGCCACAGGTAAAGATCCTATTGATTTCCAGCCCCTGGTAAgagctgctgggctgagcaCGGCAGGTGGAGCTTTGTCAGAGGGGAATCTGTCTCCCCTGTGCACGGCCCTGATTTGTCGGTCTAACAGGTGCTCCTCTGGCAGGTAGAGCAGCTTCACAGTGTGCTTTTGTTTGCACCTGATTTCGGCAGGTTTCATGAGCTCAGATATCAGAAACACCTCTCCAGGGTTTGATATGCTTCTCCAGCCATGTGAAATGTCTGGGAAGTGGGTGTATCAAGGACCAAGGAACAATGTAGATGGCTGCAGGGAGTAGAGCTGGCTGGAGTGTGAATTCTTTGGTTGGAAAATGGGACTTGCTTCAGTACTGAAAACATTTGCAAAGGAAATCCTGTTCCCGACTGTGCTCATGGTGGGACACGGTTCTGCACCAGGTGACTGCAGGGACATTTCACAGTTGTGTGGTGTCAGGCTCAGCCCAGAGCTCAGTCTCCGAGATGCAGTTATGTGACACACCTCTCCTCTCTTCAGTGGAGCATTTTGTGGCTGGTCCATTGGGGCCATTGCCTCTGAATACAACAAAACAGAGGCAACAACTGGGTGAAACAGTGTGGGGTGATCGGTCAGAGTGGTGGAGCATCACATCCCGAGGCAATTGTTGTGGCTCATCTTCTTCTGTGGACATTTTAAGAGACAATCTTGGAGAGGCAGTAATTTCAAATCACTGCTGAAGCAGTGTCAGTAGCACAGGCAGAGAGGTAAACAGCCCTGTTCCCCTCACTGCTAATGCAGGGAGGGATGAAGAACatggagcaaaacaaaaaatatcctCACTAGAAAAACACTGTGAAGGATAGATACTCATCACCAGCACTGCAGTAACAGCACCCTCTGACAGCTCTTGGCAGAGCTTGTGTGTGTTGCCAATCCAAGTGTACAAGATATGTTGCAAAAGTTATTTTGATGTTTCCTCTGTCCAGATTCTTGCCAATGGCCCCTCGCATTCCAGGTGTTGAGCAAAGACTCAACAGCTCAGTCAGGCATTAGGTCTCTGCAGAGATCAACCTCTGTTGGGGATCATCAGCCTTGCACCAACCTTGTGCCAACTTGTTGGGTGTCATGTCACAAAAAATCTGGTTTGTTGGGTGCAAGAGTAGGGAATGCCACTATTGACATTGGAACAAATCAATGTCTCAGTGAAGCTCTTCACCAGTTTCAAGCAGCAAACAAAATATGTGGTCAAGAACAGCTAATGGACAAGTAGCTGTTTCTAGGAAGGATACAGCACTGGTGCTTTGGAgttctttgaaatgtttttcatttgaaacGTTTTTCATTGGAAACGTTGAGGACTGCATGAAAAACTACTGCTTTGTCCTCAGATGGAAGTTGGGATTATTTCTGACCCTATCCCAAACTACCCTTCCAGCAACCCCAGTTGGGACTTGGACAGCATAAGACCACAGATGTCTTGGTGGTGTCTCATATGAGTTCTTGTGGCAAGGCTGAGCAGCAACCCTGGAAAACTATCATCTGGAACAGGAGTGGCAAATAGCTGTTGGCACTGTGGATTCAACACCACGGGCCAAACTCTGCCCAGCAAAGGGGAAAGTTTTCTGCTCCCTCAGAGCAGTGAGAAACCGTGTCAGCGATTCAAGCTGATCTGAGCACGGGATCAGCTCCCATCAGAATTGCTGGGAGGGAGCAATCTGCCTGGGGGGACTGGTGTAGGACATCCCACTGGCCAGAGGAGTTTGTAAAGCCCAAGATGGCCCCTGGGAATATATACAACAGCCAGTGAGGGAGGTCTTTGTATGGGGTTGGAGGAAAGATTTCTTTCCtcatattaaaggaaaaatgatcCAGCAAGTGATTTAACAAGAACTATAGAAGGATTTACACACAGGGGGGTTTGAGAGCATGCAGGACAGCTGTCAAGTTTAGAGAGGAGATTAGCAGTTCATTTGAGAGATACATTAGGAAAGGGTTTGCTCCAGGGGGCTGTGAGCTCCCTTGAGGCCGGGGAGGATTTAGTGTCTGTAAGTGTTGATGTACTGTGCACGTTATGAAGCTTGCCATCCCAGCAGCTTTGATATGTTCcagcttttctttaaaaccCCTGTGGATTTTAAAGTGACTTTCATTTAACGTGGGAGATGTTGACAAGCTCCCCCAGGAGGCTGGCAAGTTCTCGAAAGggtcttttaaaatattggCTTCACCGCCACTTCTGCatgatttccccccccccccctctggAGTATCAAGGAGTGGTTTGTTTCTGACAGCACTAAAAATACATTAGGTGTCTGCTGACACAGGGAAGATATGCCCTGTGCTGGTTGGACTCAGCCTGGTGTTCAGGGATCCTTTCTAAAGCTTTTGGCTTAACAGATGATGCTTGTGTTTGGAAAGCTGAAGTTTATAGCACAGAGAGATCCTTCTGTTTAGAAGATTGGAAGCAGCTGGCAGGACTAACAGGGGTGAGTTAGGTTTCAGTGGATACAAACACAAGCCATGGAAGCAGAGCTTCAGCCTGGAGTCTGCTCAGAGGTTCCAGCACCCACTTTCA is a genomic window containing:
- the NANOS1 gene encoding nanos homolog 1 codes for the protein MEAFPGAKLEQHRHLPPVECLPGARYGGRSHSACGNVFNSWNDYLGLATLITKAVRPGKGFGAEPPSVVVAAAVPPAEEEEEEEEEEEEAAGPYFEGALDLHDLDLCGHHHHHHHGEGLLEERFADFSPFPGRGGPAAVVFDCSGEHPGREGSAWGGVVVAGRLPAHPRAASRLLKPELQVCVFCRNNKEAVALYTTHILKGPDGRVLCPVLRRYTCPLCGASGDNAHTIKYCPLSKVPAARQLRHARTALGRKGR